A single region of the Microcella sp. genome encodes:
- a CDS encoding glycosyltransferase family 1 protein: protein MRVAVVSESFLPTVNGVTTSVVRVLEHLQSRGHETVVIAPAAGAPAEYAGARVVPVPAVSYREFPVGLPTAIVHRTLAEFAPDVVHAASPFLLGAHAIGAAWRLGIPSVAVFQTDVAAYARRNRLSAATAFAWKVVALVHDKADLTLVPSTSALRDLEAAGVQRLDRWGRGVDLDGYHPRLRRDPAALALKAELAPQGELVVGYVGRLAPEKQVERFAALKGVPGIRIAIVGDGPSAPSVRAALRGMPVTYLGALHGRDLALAYAAFDIFAHTGCDETFGQTIQEAQAAGLPVIAPSAGGPIDLIDHGRTGLHTDPDDARALRGAVRALVGDAALRARLGEAGRRAVLGRTWQAVGDQLIEHYERVIDARRTRVADEARTMLRLLGPAGARLF, encoded by the coding sequence ATGCGCGTAGCCGTGGTGAGCGAGAGCTTTCTTCCGACCGTCAACGGCGTCACCACGAGCGTCGTGCGCGTGCTCGAGCACCTGCAGTCGCGCGGCCACGAGACCGTCGTCATCGCCCCGGCGGCGGGCGCCCCCGCCGAGTACGCCGGAGCCCGGGTGGTGCCGGTGCCCGCAGTGTCGTACCGCGAGTTTCCGGTCGGCCTGCCGACCGCGATCGTGCACCGCACCCTCGCAGAGTTCGCGCCCGACGTCGTGCACGCCGCATCGCCGTTTCTGCTCGGCGCTCACGCCATCGGGGCAGCATGGCGACTCGGCATTCCCTCGGTGGCCGTGTTCCAGACCGATGTCGCCGCCTACGCACGGCGCAATCGGCTCTCGGCGGCGACCGCCTTCGCGTGGAAGGTCGTGGCCCTCGTGCACGACAAGGCCGATCTGACCCTCGTGCCCTCGACCTCGGCACTGCGCGACCTCGAGGCGGCCGGAGTGCAGCGCCTCGACCGCTGGGGCCGCGGCGTCGACCTCGACGGCTACCACCCGCGACTGCGACGCGACCCCGCGGCGCTGGCGCTGAAGGCCGAGCTCGCCCCGCAGGGCGAGCTCGTCGTGGGCTATGTCGGCAGGCTCGCGCCCGAGAAGCAGGTAGAACGCTTCGCAGCGCTCAAGGGAGTGCCGGGCATCCGGATCGCGATCGTCGGCGACGGCCCCTCTGCACCCAGCGTGCGCGCAGCCCTGCGCGGCATGCCCGTGACCTATCTCGGCGCCCTGCACGGGCGCGACCTGGCCCTCGCCTACGCCGCCTTCGACATCTTCGCGCACACCGGGTGCGACGAGACCTTCGGGCAGACCATTCAAGAGGCGCAAGCGGCGGGCCTGCCCGTCATCGCCCCCTCTGCGGGCGGACCGATCGACCTCATCGACCACGGTCGCACCGGCCTGCACACCGACCCTGACGATGCGCGCGCGCTGCGCGGCGCCGTGCGAGCGCTCGTCGGCGATGCGGCGCTGCGGGCACGGCTCGGCGAAGCGGGGCGGCGCGCCGTGCTGGGGCGCACCTGGCAGGCGGTCGGCGACCAGCTCATCGAGCACTACGAGCGCGTGATCGACGCCCGCCGAACCCGCGTCGCCGACGAGGCCCGCACCATGCTGCGCCTGCTCGGGCCCGCCGGTGCTCGCCTGTTCTGA
- the sdhC gene encoding succinate dehydrogenase, cytochrome b556 subunit codes for MEVPEPRRSVIPGGTLYRGNEGMWSWVLHRITGVAIYFFLLVHILDTALVRVSPEAYNAVIGAYKTPIMGLGEVALVGAIGFHALNGLRIILIDFWGVGTRHQKAMFYIVLGVWVVLMIGFTPRHLMNVFGG; via the coding sequence ATCGAAGTACCTGAACCACGCCGATCAGTCATTCCCGGCGGCACGCTGTACCGCGGCAATGAAGGCATGTGGTCGTGGGTGCTGCACCGCATCACCGGAGTGGCGATCTACTTCTTCCTGCTCGTGCACATTCTCGACACCGCCCTCGTGCGCGTCAGCCCCGAGGCCTACAACGCGGTGATCGGCGCCTACAAGACGCCCATCATGGGGCTCGGCGAAGTGGCCCTCGTCGGCGCGATCGGTTTTCACGCGCTCAACGGCCTGCGCATCATCCTGATCGACTTCTGGGGCGTCGGCACCCGTCACCAGAAGGCGATGTTCTACATCGTGCTCGGCGTCTGGGTCGTGCTCATGATCGGGTTCACCCCCCGCCACCTGATGAACGTGTTCGGAGGCTGA
- a CDS encoding succinate dehydrogenase hydrophobic membrane anchor subunit, whose translation MTTNDVTLDAPRTPHARTKRGINWEMVGWVYMRVSGVLLVGLIFGHLFVNLMLGDGISQIDFAFVAGKLADPFWQWYDFFLLFFALVHGSNGMRTIINDYVVTPSVRRILHAALLSSTGVLLVLGTLVVFTFDACPAGADPELVASFCADLL comes from the coding sequence ATGACCACCAACGACGTCACCCTCGATGCCCCCCGCACCCCCCACGCCCGCACGAAGCGCGGCATCAACTGGGAGATGGTGGGCTGGGTCTACATGCGCGTCTCGGGCGTGCTGCTCGTGGGGCTCATCTTCGGCCACCTGTTCGTCAACCTCATGCTGGGCGACGGCATCAGCCAGATCGACTTCGCCTTCGTCGCCGGCAAGCTCGCCGACCCGTTCTGGCAGTGGTACGACTTCTTCTTGCTCTTCTTCGCGCTCGTGCACGGCTCGAACGGCATGCGCACGATCATCAATGACTACGTGGTGACCCCCAGCGTCCGCCGCATTCTGCACGCCGCGCTGCTGTCGTCGACGGGCGTGCTGCTCGTGCTCGGCACTCTCGTGGTCTTCACCTTCGACGCCTGCCCCGCCGGTGCCGACCCCGAACTCGTCGCCTCATTCTGCGCCGACCTTCTCTAG
- the sdhA gene encoding succinate dehydrogenase flavoprotein subunit — translation MTIDTPASAATPVVHEHQFDVVIVGAGGAGMRAAIEAGPNAKTAVISKLYPTRSHTGAAQGGMAAALANVEEDSWEWHTFDTVKGGDYLVDQDAAEILAKEAIDAIIDLENMGLPFNRTPEGKIDQRRFGGHTRDHGKAPVRRACYAADRTGHMILQTLFQNCVKLGIEFYNEYYVLDLVMNEGKAAGVVAYELATGDLHVFHAKSIVFATGGFGKIYKTTSNAHTLTGDGVGIVWRKGIPLEDMEFFQFHPTGLAGLGILLTEGARGEGAILRNASGERFMERYAPTIKDLAPRDIISRCMVQEVAEGRGAGPNKDYVLLDCTHLGAEVLETKLPDITEFARTYLGVDPVVEPVPVMPTAHYAMGGIPTNIKAEVLSDNDTVIPGLYAAGECACVSVHGSNRLGTNSLLDINVFGKRAGRYSVEYAQSADFVPLPPDPAREVRELVERLRTSNGTERVAALRKELQDEMDKNAQVFRTEESLESVTRTIANLRERYQNIGIHDRGKRFNTDLLEAIELGFLLDIAEVVVFSARNRKESRGGHMRDDYPDRNDADYMQHTMAYLSGDPHSGVADDHIRLDWKPVVITHYQPMERKY, via the coding sequence GTGACTATTGACACCCCCGCCTCAGCCGCGACTCCCGTCGTGCACGAGCACCAGTTCGACGTCGTCATCGTGGGCGCCGGCGGCGCCGGCATGCGCGCCGCGATCGAAGCCGGTCCGAACGCGAAGACCGCCGTCATCTCGAAGCTCTACCCGACGCGATCGCACACGGGCGCGGCGCAGGGCGGCATGGCCGCCGCGCTCGCGAACGTCGAAGAAGACAGCTGGGAATGGCACACCTTCGACACCGTGAAGGGTGGCGACTACCTCGTCGACCAAGACGCGGCCGAGATTCTCGCCAAAGAGGCGATCGACGCGATCATCGACCTCGAGAACATGGGCCTTCCCTTCAACCGCACCCCCGAGGGAAAGATCGACCAGCGGCGCTTCGGCGGGCACACCCGCGACCACGGCAAGGCGCCGGTGCGCCGCGCGTGCTACGCAGCCGATCGCACCGGTCACATGATTCTGCAGACGCTGTTTCAGAACTGCGTCAAGCTCGGCATCGAGTTCTACAACGAGTACTACGTGCTCGACCTCGTCATGAACGAGGGCAAGGCCGCGGGCGTCGTCGCCTACGAGCTCGCCACGGGTGACCTGCACGTCTTCCATGCCAAGAGCATCGTCTTCGCGACGGGCGGATTCGGCAAGATCTACAAGACGACCTCGAACGCGCACACCCTCACCGGTGACGGCGTCGGCATAGTCTGGCGCAAGGGCATCCCGCTCGAAGACATGGAGTTCTTCCAGTTTCACCCGACCGGACTGGCCGGCCTGGGCATCCTGCTCACCGAAGGCGCTCGCGGCGAGGGCGCCATTCTGCGCAACGCGAGCGGCGAGCGCTTCATGGAGCGCTACGCCCCCACCATCAAAGACCTCGCACCGCGCGACATCATCTCGCGCTGCATGGTGCAAGAGGTGGCAGAGGGCCGCGGGGCCGGGCCGAACAAAGACTACGTGCTGCTCGACTGCACCCACCTGGGCGCCGAAGTGCTCGAGACCAAGCTTCCCGACATCACCGAGTTCGCCCGCACCTACCTCGGCGTCGACCCCGTCGTCGAGCCTGTGCCCGTCATGCCGACGGCGCACTACGCGATGGGGGGTATTCCGACCAACATCAAGGCCGAGGTGCTGAGCGACAACGACACCGTCATTCCCGGGCTCTACGCCGCCGGCGAGTGCGCCTGCGTCTCGGTGCACGGCTCGAACCGCCTCGGCACCAACTCGTTGCTCGACATCAACGTCTTCGGCAAGCGGGCCGGGCGCTACTCGGTCGAATACGCCCAGAGCGCCGACTTCGTGCCCCTGCCGCCCGACCCGGCCCGCGAGGTGCGAGAACTCGTCGAGCGCCTGCGCACCTCGAACGGCACCGAGCGCGTCGCCGCCCTGCGCAAAGAGCTGCAAGACGAGATGGACAAGAACGCTCAGGTGTTCCGCACCGAAGAGAGTCTCGAGAGCGTGACGCGCACGATCGCGAATCTGCGCGAGCGCTACCAGAACATCGGCATTCATGACCGCGGCAAGCGCTTCAACACCGACCTGCTCGAAGCGATCGAGCTCGGCTTTCTGCTCGACATCGCCGAGGTCGTCGTGTTCTCTGCCCGCAACCGCAAAGAGAGCCGCGGCGGGCACATGCGCGACGACTACCCCGACCGCAACGACGCCGACTACATGCAGCACACGATGGCCTACCTGTCGGGCGACCCGCACTCGGGCGTCGCCGACGACCACATCCGTCTCGACTGGAAGCCCGTCGTGATCACTCACTACCAGCCCATGGAGAGGAAGTACTGA
- a CDS encoding succinate dehydrogenase iron-sulfur subunit gives MATATDQAAEVGAVQEFTVTVIIRRFNPEVDTEPYWQDFDVQMYSTDRVLDALHKVKWDQDGTLAFRRSCAHGICGSDAMRINGRNRLACKTLIKDLDITKPIYIEAIKGLPLEKDLIVDMEPFFESYRAVQPFLVAGSKPEKERIQSIEERARFDDTTKCILCAACTSSCPVFWTDGQYFGPAAIVNAHRFIFDSRDEAAQVRLDILNDKEGVWRCRTTFNCTEACPRGIEVTKAIAEVKQAMLRGTP, from the coding sequence ATGGCGACCGCGACCGACCAGGCCGCCGAGGTGGGCGCCGTGCAAGAGTTCACCGTCACGGTCATCATCCGCCGCTTCAACCCCGAGGTCGACACCGAGCCCTACTGGCAAGACTTCGACGTGCAGATGTACTCGACAGACCGCGTGCTCGACGCCTTGCACAAGGTGAAGTGGGATCAAGACGGCACGCTCGCCTTCCGCCGCTCGTGCGCTCACGGCATCTGCGGCTCAGACGCGATGCGCATCAACGGCCGCAACCGCCTCGCGTGCAAGACGCTCATCAAAGACCTCGACATCACGAAGCCGATCTACATCGAGGCGATCAAGGGCCTGCCGCTCGAGAAAGACCTCATCGTCGACATGGAGCCGTTCTTCGAGTCGTATCGCGCGGTGCAGCCCTTTCTCGTCGCAGGCTCGAAGCCCGAGAAAGAGCGCATTCAGTCGATCGAGGAGCGTGCTCGATTCGACGACACCACCAAGTGCATCCTGTGCGCCGCGTGCACCTCGTCCTGCCCCGTGTTCTGGACGGACGGGCAGTACTTCGGCCCCGCCGCGATCGTCAACGCCCACCGCTTCATCTTCGACAGCCGCGACGAGGCCGCCCAGGTGCGCCTCGACATCCTCAATGACAAAGAGGGTGTGTGGCGCTGCCGCACCACCTTCAACTGCACCGAGGCGTGCCCGCGCGGCATCGAAGTGACGAAGGCCATCGCCGAGGTCAAGCAGGCGATGCTGCGCGGCACTCCCTAG
- a CDS encoding YihY/virulence factor BrkB family protein gives MTESDAAEQPGLWARLMAWVGRVTEWVMALKPVRVFTHYGESRGPILASGLAFQAIFAVFGGLWVGFSIAGLIIANNIGLRASLIEVLAQTVPGLIESDTSDGIVDPETLLTAGVFGWTGAIALVVLLLAALNWLAAARDATRVIFELPPSKTNFVLLKAKDLGLAVGFGALLLVSAGLSVVGTFALDGVLQWMGIRDTTLSTVLGRTVTLAIMFVLDAFVLGMLYRVLAGVKIPLHHLWQGALIGALALGGLKVLGSSLLGGASNNPLLASFAVLLGLLIWFNFVCQAILIAASWIAVGVRDDQLVLDEKVAEQRLEQARQLVAAHEPEAEPAKARWFRRLFGRR, from the coding sequence GTGACCGAGTCAGACGCCGCCGAGCAGCCGGGCCTCTGGGCTCGCCTCATGGCGTGGGTGGGCCGAGTCACCGAGTGGGTCATGGCGCTCAAGCCGGTGCGGGTCTTCACCCACTACGGCGAGTCGCGCGGGCCCATTCTCGCGTCGGGCCTCGCCTTCCAGGCGATCTTCGCCGTCTTCGGCGGCCTCTGGGTGGGGTTCTCGATCGCCGGCCTCATCATCGCCAACAACATCGGCTTGCGCGCCTCGCTCATCGAGGTGCTCGCGCAGACCGTGCCGGGGCTCATCGAGAGCGACACGAGCGACGGCATCGTCGACCCGGAGACCCTGCTCACGGCCGGAGTCTTCGGCTGGACGGGCGCGATCGCGCTCGTGGTGCTGCTGCTCGCGGCGCTCAACTGGCTCGCGGCGGCGCGAGACGCCACGCGCGTCATCTTCGAGCTGCCGCCGTCGAAGACCAACTTCGTGCTGCTGAAAGCCAAAGACCTCGGGCTCGCCGTGGGCTTCGGCGCACTGCTGCTCGTGTCTGCCGGGCTCTCAGTGGTCGGAACGTTCGCCCTCGACGGCGTGCTGCAGTGGATGGGCATCCGAGACACCACCCTCAGCACCGTGCTGGGGCGCACCGTCACGCTCGCCATCATGTTCGTGCTCGATGCGTTCGTGCTCGGGATGCTCTACCGAGTGCTCGCGGGAGTCAAGATTCCGCTGCACCACCTCTGGCAGGGTGCCCTCATCGGAGCGCTCGCCCTCGGCGGCCTCAAAGTGCTCGGCAGCAGTCTGCTCGGCGGCGCCAGCAACAACCCGCTGCTCGCGTCGTTCGCCGTGCTGCTCGGGCTGCTGATCTGGTTCAACTTCGTCTGCCAGGCCATACTCATCGCCGCGTCGTGGATCGCTGTGGGCGTGCGCGACGACCAGCTGGTGCTCGACGAGAAGGTGGCCGAGCAGCGCCTCGAGCAAGCGCGGCAGCTCGTCGCGGCGCACGAGCCTGAGGCCGAGCCGGCGAAGGCTCGGTGGTTTCGCCGGCTCTTCGGGCGTCGGTAG
- a CDS encoding exodeoxyribonuclease III, with protein sequence MPTPVRIASVNVNGIRAAYRKGMGDWLAARDVDVLAMQEVRASTDDITGLLGPEWQVLHDAATAKGRAGVAIAARREFAAHRVELGADDFDSAGRWLEADLDIDGTTLTVVSCYVHSGEVGTPKQVEKYKFLDAMTERLPLLAAHSRYALVVGDLNVGHRELDIKNWKGNRKNAGFLLDERAYFDRFFGELDADIECVDGSTRRGLGWVDVGRVHAGEVPGPYTWWSQRGQAFDTDTGWRIDYHVATPELAATVQSYAIDRAPSWDTRWSDHAPVVVDYALP encoded by the coding sequence ATGCCAACGCCCGTGCGCATCGCCTCAGTCAACGTCAACGGCATTCGCGCCGCCTACCGCAAGGGCATGGGCGACTGGCTCGCCGCGCGCGACGTCGACGTGCTCGCGATGCAAGAGGTGCGCGCGTCGACCGACGACATCACCGGCCTGCTCGGCCCCGAGTGGCAGGTGCTGCACGACGCCGCCACCGCGAAAGGCCGCGCGGGTGTCGCGATCGCCGCGCGGCGCGAGTTCGCCGCCCACCGGGTCGAGCTCGGCGCCGACGACTTCGACTCGGCCGGGCGCTGGCTCGAAGCAGACCTCGACATCGACGGCACGACGCTGACCGTCGTCAGCTGCTACGTGCACTCGGGCGAGGTCGGCACGCCCAAGCAGGTCGAGAAGTACAAATTTCTCGACGCCATGACCGAGCGGCTGCCGTTGCTCGCCGCGCACAGTCGCTACGCCCTCGTCGTCGGCGACCTGAACGTCGGCCACCGCGAGCTCGACATCAAGAACTGGAAGGGCAACCGCAAGAACGCCGGATTTTTGCTCGACGAGCGCGCGTACTTCGACCGCTTCTTCGGCGAGCTGGATGCTGACATCGAGTGCGTCGACGGCAGCACTCGACGCGGCCTCGGGTGGGTCGACGTCGGCCGCGTGCACGCCGGTGAGGTGCCCGGCCCCTACACCTGGTGGTCGCAGCGCGGGCAGGCCTTCGACACCGACACCGGGTGGCGCATCGACTATCACGTTGCCACCCCCGAGCTCGCCGCCACCGTGCAGTCGTACGCGATCGACCGCGCACCCTCGTGGGACACCCGGTGGAGCGACCACGCGCCCGTCGTCGTCGACTACGCGCTGCCCTGA
- the trpS gene encoding tryptophan--tRNA ligase: MSLPRLFSGMQPSAASLHLGNYAGALLQWRDMQATHDAVFCVVDLHAITVPQDPASLREQTRRTAAQYIAAGIDPEHSTLFVQSHVRAHAELAWVLNTITGFGEASRMTQFKDKSARGGLDVASVGLFTYPILQAADILLYDAVVVPVGEDQRQHIELTRDLAARFNQRFGDTLVVPEVRILRETAKVYDLQNPSAKMSKSGESPAGVLWMLDDPAVLTKKVKSAVTDSDGVVSFDPEAKPGVSNLLSILSILSGETMDALVASFDGLQYGALKTAVAEAVVAEFSPIRERTLELLDDPAELDRLLAINAERASVIADATLARVYDAVGFLPRG, translated from the coding sequence ATGAGTCTTCCGCGCCTGTTCTCGGGCATGCAGCCCTCCGCCGCCAGCCTGCACCTCGGCAACTACGCCGGAGCCCTGCTGCAGTGGCGCGACATGCAGGCGACCCACGACGCCGTGTTCTGCGTCGTCGACCTGCACGCCATCACCGTGCCGCAAGACCCCGCCAGCCTGCGCGAGCAGACGCGACGCACCGCCGCGCAGTACATCGCCGCCGGCATCGACCCCGAGCACTCGACGCTCTTCGTGCAGTCGCACGTGCGCGCGCACGCCGAGCTCGCCTGGGTGCTCAACACCATCACCGGGTTCGGCGAGGCCAGCCGCATGACCCAGTTCAAAGACAAGTCGGCGCGCGGGGGCCTCGACGTCGCCTCGGTCGGGCTGTTCACCTACCCGATCTTGCAGGCCGCAGACATCTTGCTCTACGACGCCGTCGTGGTTCCGGTCGGCGAAGACCAGCGGCAGCACATCGAGCTCACGCGCGACCTCGCGGCACGCTTCAACCAGCGATTCGGCGACACCCTCGTCGTGCCCGAGGTGCGCATCCTGCGCGAGACCGCCAAGGTGTACGACCTGCAGAACCCGAGCGCCAAGATGTCGAAGTCGGGCGAGAGCCCCGCCGGAGTGCTCTGGATGCTCGACGACCCCGCCGTGCTCACCAAGAAGGTGAAATCTGCGGTGACCGACAGTGACGGCGTGGTGTCGTTCGACCCCGAGGCCAAACCCGGAGTCTCGAACCTGCTGTCGATTCTGTCGATTCTCAGCGGTGAGACCATGGATGCCCTCGTCGCGTCGTTCGACGGCCTGCAGTACGGCGCGCTCAAGACCGCCGTCGCCGAAGCCGTCGTCGCCGAGTTCTCGCCGATTCGCGAGCGCACCCTCGAGCTGCTCGACGACCCCGCCGAGCTCGACCGGTTGCTCGCGATCAACGCCGAGCGGGCATCCGTCATCGCCGATGCGACGCTCGCGCGCGTGTACGACGCTGTCGGATTCTTGCCCCGCGGCTGA
- a CDS encoding GNAT family N-acetyltransferase, translated as MQPVTLRTARFVLSMPTLSDVDAVFAACQDAELQRFVPVPVPYERSHAEGFVLEFVPEWWRNDVEYVFGIRPAADAPLWGVVSWQRENRSVGYWLAKEHRGRRVMTEALSALADWVFGHEPTEHMQWEAVEGNIGSAIVAQRCGFRWQGLGRIENARPGQETRGWRATLTRLDHEAGARDDAWPVLA; from the coding sequence ATGCAGCCGGTCACGCTGCGCACGGCGCGGTTCGTGCTGTCGATGCCGACGCTGTCGGATGTCGACGCGGTGTTCGCGGCGTGCCAAGACGCCGAGCTGCAGCGGTTCGTGCCGGTTCCCGTGCCCTATGAGCGCTCGCACGCCGAGGGCTTCGTGCTCGAGTTCGTGCCCGAGTGGTGGCGGAACGACGTCGAGTACGTCTTCGGCATTCGCCCCGCGGCCGACGCACCGCTGTGGGGCGTCGTGTCGTGGCAGCGCGAGAACCGCTCGGTCGGCTACTGGCTGGCGAAAGAGCACCGCGGCCGCAGAGTCATGACTGAAGCGCTCAGTGCTCTCGCCGACTGGGTGTTCGGGCACGAACCCACCGAACACATGCAGTGGGAGGCCGTCGAGGGCAACATTGGGTCGGCGATCGTCGCGCAGCGGTGCGGATTTCGTTGGCAAGGTCTCGGGCGCATTGAGAACGCGCGTCCGGGCCAAGAAACTCGCGGATGGCGGGCGACGCTGACCCGGCTGGACCACGAGGCAGGTGCCCGTGACGACGCCTGGCCGGTGCTTGCGTGA
- a CDS encoding HAD family hydrolase, whose amino-acid sequence MSAPVGAMLFDLDDTLMAHTAAVETAIDRARVRSGDAGPWHAVAFAAADPEAVRQRWHELEDEHYHRYLAGELDYLGQRVARARDLYAEHGVTLDETAALAWFDDYLHGYREAWALFDDVLPALDAIEQAVAGIRFGIITNGDLAFQTDKLHRIGLWNRLDLTPVRADGSIDDPTRGGLVIASGEIGVTKPDTRIFAVAAASLDLPLESCAYVGDRVRTDAVGAHEVGMLGIWLDRGAARNAVTDAAEGAAAELPAGVPRITSLLDLPALLAH is encoded by the coding sequence GTGAGCGCGCCGGTAGGGGCGATGCTGTTCGACCTCGACGACACGCTCATGGCGCACACCGCCGCGGTCGAAACGGCGATCGACCGTGCTCGCGTGCGCTCGGGAGACGCCGGGCCGTGGCACGCCGTCGCCTTTGCCGCCGCTGACCCCGAAGCCGTGCGGCAGCGCTGGCACGAGCTCGAAGACGAGCACTACCACCGCTACCTCGCCGGTGAGCTCGACTACCTCGGCCAACGGGTCGCCCGCGCGCGCGACCTCTACGCCGAGCACGGAGTGACCCTCGACGAGACGGCCGCCCTCGCCTGGTTCGACGACTACCTGCACGGGTACCGCGAGGCGTGGGCGCTCTTCGACGACGTGCTGCCGGCGCTCGATGCGATCGAGCAGGCTGTGGCGGGCATCCGGTTCGGCATCATCACCAACGGCGATCTCGCCTTTCAGACCGACAAGCTGCACCGCATTGGCCTCTGGAATCGACTCGACCTCACCCCCGTGCGTGCGGACGGTTCGATCGACGACCCCACACGAGGGGGGCTAGTCATCGCCTCGGGCGAGATCGGAGTGACAAAGCCCGACACTCGCATCTTCGCTGTGGCCGCGGCGTCGCTCGACCTGCCTCTCGAATCATGTGCATACGTCGGCGACCGCGTGCGCACCGACGCGGTCGGCGCGCACGAAGTCGGCATGCTCGGCATCTGGCTCGACCGCGGAGCTGCCCGCAACGCGGTCACCGACGCTGCTGAGGGTGCCGCGGCCGAGTTGCCTGCCGGCGTGCCCCGCATCACCTCGCTGCTCGACCTGCCGGCCCTCCTCGCGCACTGA
- a CDS encoding type IV toxin-antitoxin system AbiEi family antitoxin domain-containing protein, whose amino-acid sequence MQLDPRGVYTRADVLAAVSRRQLARLLDSGVIVQLRQGVYVSPLLPEPAQRAIRAGGVLGCISAAESYGLWRPPAAQLHVHFDRARSRRREALHVGHWWPTVERRHPTRTSLLDTLVHVVRCQPREFAVAVLDSALRSAHVGEHEVSELLRRVPARHRVSVDVLDGKAESGIESLVRIALRDAGLECVSQVFIAGIGRVDLLVEGRVIVEVDGRQWHQGQQARDYSRDLVAHAEGLGVVRVDYAHAVSQRELVVAAVRRALRRPRSLTVV is encoded by the coding sequence GTGCAACTCGACCCTCGTGGCGTCTACACTCGCGCCGACGTGCTCGCCGCCGTCTCGCGCCGACAATTGGCGCGCTTGCTCGACTCGGGCGTCATCGTGCAGCTTCGTCAGGGTGTCTACGTGTCACCGCTTCTGCCCGAGCCGGCACAGCGAGCGATTCGCGCCGGCGGGGTGCTCGGCTGCATCTCAGCGGCAGAGTCGTATGGGCTCTGGAGGCCGCCCGCAGCGCAACTGCATGTGCATTTCGATCGTGCGCGGTCTCGGCGTCGAGAGGCGCTGCACGTCGGCCACTGGTGGCCGACCGTCGAACGTCGTCACCCCACCCGCACGTCGTTGCTCGACACCCTCGTGCATGTCGTGCGCTGCCAACCTCGAGAGTTCGCCGTGGCCGTGCTCGACAGTGCTCTGCGCTCCGCGCACGTGGGCGAGCATGAGGTGAGCGAACTGCTGCGACGGGTGCCCGCTCGACACCGAGTGTCGGTCGACGTTCTCGACGGAAAGGCAGAGTCGGGTATCGAGTCGCTCGTGCGCATCGCGTTGCGCGACGCCGGGCTCGAGTGCGTCAGCCAGGTGTTCATCGCGGGCATCGGTCGCGTCGACCTGCTGGTCGAGGGCCGCGTGATCGTCGAGGTCGACGGGCGACAGTGGCACCAGGGGCAGCAGGCTCGCGACTACTCGCGAGATCTCGTCGCGCACGCGGAAGGTCTCGGGGTCGTACGCGTTGACTACGCGCACGCCGTTAGTCAGCGCGAGCTCGTCGTGGCGGCCGTACGTCGAGCGCTGCGCCGCCCGCGGTCGCTCACGGTCGTGTGA